One stretch of Acidobacteriota bacterium DNA includes these proteins:
- a CDS encoding PLP-dependent aminotransferase family protein: protein MTTDTDSLFRFSALAGKMQPSPIRELFQVIQQPGMISFAGGLPDPDTFPVDGFASCADVLRRDGRTVLQYGASEGYPPLRNAIAEMMETRFGYRPEADELLVTSGSQQAVDLMARALLDPGDVVLVEAPTYPGTLHCLRNAGARFATIPTDGHGMVVEALPEVVEQVVANTGNRPKLIYTVPDFSNPSGACMGLERRHQLVELADEQMIPVFEDDPYGRLRFSGEGLPTLKSIAGDGKHIIYTSSFSKVLAPGVRVAWSVAAPELIRSMVMMRQGEDLCTSTVTQALVAEYCARGLLEDHLQHIIATYARKSRAMQEALEKHIPGGLASWHEPQGGFFFWLELAKGSSQALFDRAVEEKVAFVTGGAFYPDVDEQVGEVMTGDRFARLCFTFADDEAIEEGCRRLGRALS from the coding sequence CAGCAGCCAGGAATGATCTCCTTTGCCGGTGGCCTGCCCGACCCGGACACGTTTCCCGTCGACGGGTTTGCCTCCTGCGCGGATGTGCTCCGGCGAGACGGACGGACGGTGCTGCAATACGGGGCGTCCGAGGGTTACCCACCGCTTCGCAACGCGATTGCCGAGATGATGGAAACGCGCTTCGGCTATCGCCCCGAAGCCGACGAACTGCTCGTCACGTCGGGTTCACAGCAGGCGGTCGACCTCATGGCCCGCGCACTTCTCGATCCGGGTGACGTTGTTCTGGTCGAAGCGCCGACCTATCCCGGCACCCTCCACTGCCTGCGCAACGCGGGTGCTCGATTCGCCACCATTCCGACCGACGGCCATGGAATGGTCGTCGAGGCGTTGCCCGAGGTGGTCGAACAGGTGGTGGCCAACACCGGTAACCGCCCCAAGCTGATCTACACGGTGCCTGACTTCTCGAACCCATCGGGGGCCTGCATGGGCCTCGAGCGAAGGCATCAGCTGGTCGAGCTCGCCGACGAGCAGATGATCCCGGTATTCGAGGACGATCCCTACGGTCGACTCCGTTTTTCTGGAGAGGGGCTGCCGACGCTGAAGTCCATCGCCGGCGATGGGAAACACATTATCTATACCTCTTCTTTTTCAAAGGTGCTTGCGCCCGGTGTTCGGGTAGCGTGGTCGGTCGCGGCCCCGGAGCTCATTCGATCGATGGTCATGATGCGCCAAGGCGAAGACCTCTGCACCTCCACCGTCACCCAGGCGCTGGTCGCGGAATACTGCGCCCGGGGCCTGCTCGAAGATCATTTGCAGCACATCATTGCCACCTATGCCCGCAAGAGCAGGGCCATGCAGGAGGCTCTCGAGAAGCATATTCCAGGCGGTCTCGCGTCGTGGCACGAACCGCAGGGCGGTTTTTTCTTCTGGCTGGAGCTCGCCAAAGGATCGAGCCAGGCGCTCTTCGATCGAGCGGTTGAAGAAAAGGTCGCGTTCGTAACCGGCGGAGCATTCTATCCGGATGTCGACGAACAGGTTGGCGAGGTGATGACCGGAGACCGCTTCGCGCGTCTCTGCTTCACCTTTGCCGATGATGAGGCGATCGAAGAGG